Proteins encoded together in one Nitrospiraceae bacterium window:
- the gyrB gene encoding DNA topoisomerase (ATP-hydrolyzing) subunit B, with protein sequence MAKKEEINQTENEDNIQEKESYCAEDIKILKGLSAVRKRPAMYIGSTGPEGLHHLVYEVVDNSVDESLAGFCSNIEVILHHDGSCTVIDDGRGIPTDPHPGDPEKRTAAEIALTELHAGGKFESKAYKISGGLHGVGVSVVNALSEWLDLEIKQNGKVFQQHFDRGKPSAPLAVVGKTKSRGTKITFKPDFEIFETTDFSYDILSQRLRELAFLNNGLKISLHDERTDKTQEFHYKGGIVSFVEHLNKNKTSLHPKPIYVKGEKENIVAEVALQYNDGYAENIFTFANNINTKEGGTHLVGFKSALTRTANSYAASSGIMKNGKDAALSGEDIREGLTAVISVKLSNPQFEGQTKMKLGNSEAKGIVESIVNDVLGTYFEENPSVARKIIEKAVQAARAREAARKARELTRRKGALDDSGLPGKLADCSEKDSALSEIFIVEGDSAGGSAKQGRDRRNQAILPLRGKILNVEKARFDKMLASEEIRILITALGAGIGTEDFDIAKVRYHKIVLMTDADVDGAHIRTLLLTFFYRQMPQIIEQGYLYIAQPPLFKVKKGKVEKYVQNESEMQRMLFELASDDLEISIKDQQVRGKALLPYLKRLSKFEKLMEWFERRRKNPEILKSFLKAGLNKDILKNKKNFEKAIASIKKDIPEVAAGEIYTDEEHDTYAVEITYNASKIIIDANFLSSPEFKELENLYGIIDELGESPYKAVTKEGVREIETSSALLDYVYSVARKGLSIQRYKGLGEMNPTQLWETTMDPEKRTLLQVSVEDTVQSDEIFTILMGDQVEPRKDFITKHALEARNIDI encoded by the coding sequence ATGGCTAAGAAGGAAGAGATAAATCAGACAGAGAACGAAGATAACATACAGGAAAAAGAATCCTATTGCGCTGAAGATATAAAAATACTAAAGGGTCTTAGCGCCGTAAGAAAAAGACCTGCGATGTACATAGGCTCTACAGGTCCTGAAGGGCTGCATCATCTTGTATATGAAGTGGTTGATAACAGTGTGGACGAATCTCTGGCAGGTTTTTGCAGCAATATTGAGGTCATACTGCATCATGATGGCAGCTGCACAGTCATAGATGATGGAAGAGGCATACCAACAGATCCTCATCCAGGAGATCCTGAAAAGCGCACAGCAGCCGAGATTGCGTTAACAGAGCTGCATGCAGGCGGCAAATTCGAATCAAAGGCATACAAAATTTCCGGAGGACTTCATGGAGTAGGTGTCTCGGTTGTGAATGCGCTTTCAGAATGGCTCGATCTTGAAATAAAACAGAATGGGAAAGTATTCCAGCAACACTTTGACAGAGGCAAACCTTCTGCGCCGCTTGCAGTTGTTGGCAAGACAAAAAGCAGAGGCACAAAAATAACTTTCAAGCCTGATTTTGAGATATTTGAGACAACAGATTTCAGCTATGATATTCTTTCTCAGAGATTAAGAGAGCTGGCATTCCTTAACAATGGTTTAAAGATTTCCCTTCATGACGAGAGAACAGACAAAACACAGGAATTCCATTATAAGGGCGGCATTGTATCTTTTGTTGAGCATCTTAATAAAAACAAAACTTCTCTTCATCCAAAGCCTATTTATGTAAAAGGCGAAAAAGAGAATATAGTGGCGGAGGTTGCTCTTCAGTACAACGACGGATATGCAGAAAACATTTTCACATTTGCAAACAACATTAATACAAAAGAAGGCGGAACTCACCTTGTAGGATTTAAATCAGCGCTTACAAGAACAGCAAACAGCTATGCAGCATCTTCTGGAATTATGAAGAACGGGAAAGATGCAGCGCTTTCAGGGGAAGACATAAGAGAAGGTCTCACAGCAGTGATCAGCGTCAAACTCTCGAACCCGCAATTCGAAGGACAGACAAAGATGAAGCTTGGCAACAGCGAGGCAAAAGGCATAGTTGAGTCGATAGTAAATGATGTGCTGGGAACATATTTTGAAGAAAACCCTTCTGTTGCAAGAAAGATTATAGAGAAGGCAGTACAGGCTGCAAGAGCAAGAGAGGCTGCAAGGAAGGCAAGAGAACTCACAAGAAGAAAAGGCGCACTTGACGATAGCGGTCTTCCTGGAAAGCTTGCTGACTGTTCTGAGAAAGACTCTGCGCTTTCGGAGATTTTCATAGTGGAGGGTGATTCAGCAGGAGGTTCTGCCAAACAGGGAAGAGACAGACGCAATCAGGCAATACTGCCGCTAAGAGGTAAGATCCTAAATGTTGAAAAGGCAAGATTTGATAAGATGCTTGCTTCAGAAGAGATAAGGATTCTCATAACTGCGCTTGGAGCAGGGATAGGCACCGAGGATTTTGATATTGCAAAAGTACGCTATCATAAAATTGTACTAATGACAGATGCTGATGTTGACGGCGCGCACATAAGAACACTGCTTCTTACATTTTTCTACAGACAGATGCCGCAGATAATAGAACAGGGCTATCTGTACATTGCCCAGCCGCCGCTTTTCAAGGTTAAGAAAGGCAAAGTAGAAAAATATGTGCAAAACGAATCAGAAATGCAGAGAATGCTCTTTGAGCTTGCATCCGATGATCTTGAGATATCTATAAAAGATCAGCAGGTAAGAGGCAAGGCATTGCTGCCTTATCTGAAAAGGCTTTCAAAGTTTGAAAAATTAATGGAGTGGTTCGAACGAAGAAGGAAGAACCCCGAGATATTAAAATCGTTTTTAAAGGCTGGACTCAACAAAGACATACTGAAGAATAAAAAGAATTTTGAAAAAGCAATAGCCTCAATTAAAAAAGATATTCCTGAAGTTGCTGCAGGCGAGATTTATACGGATGAAGAGCATGATACTTATGCTGTTGAGATTACATACAACGCCAGCAAAATAATCATTGACGCAAATTTCCTCTCATCTCCTGAGTTTAAAGAGCTTGAAAATTTATACGGCATCATAGATGAACTTGGCGAATCTCCATATAAAGCCGTGACAAAGGAAGGCGTCAGGGAAATTGAAACAAGCTCAGCCCTGCTTGATTATGTTTACAGCGTAGCCAGAAAAGGGCTTTCAATCCAGCGTTACAAGGGTCTTGGCGAAATGAATCCTACGCAGCTGTGGGAAACAACAATGGACCCTGAAAAGAGGACGCTGCTTCAGGTGTCAGTGGAAGATACGGTTCAATCTGATGAGATATTCACGATATTAATGGGAGATCAGGTAGAGCCAAGAAAGGATTTTATTACAAAACACGCTCTTGAGGCAAGAAACATAGATATTTAA
- the dnaN gene encoding DNA polymerase III subunit beta, which translates to MKLSVLKEELQEKLSDIQNIVEKRNTMPILSHFLLDAGKKGSYIIATDLETAIKEPIEIKVEKEGRLCIPARKMFEIVREVDGEIKMDSEDGQWMKVQAGMSKFKLACLTADDFPAWPGMENSEEMQIETKGFTEMIEKSIYAAGESDTRYTLNGILFHVRAKQADITVVGTDGHRLACITKKLSTNLKEDKKVIVPRKAASEVRKFLDKDVDKLTVVIGSSHMMFQIEGLQLLTRLIEGTYPNYEQVIPSNNEKKAKINRSEFIKALRRVSVMSREKSNAVKVDVADGLMAISASNPDLGEAKDEVKIDYKGEELSLGFNAKYLIDSLTAMAAEKVVFELQDPLSPTLLKEEGNENYRCVIMPMRV; encoded by the coding sequence ATGAAGCTGAGCGTTTTAAAGGAGGAGCTGCAGGAGAAACTTTCTGATATTCAGAATATTGTTGAAAAAAGAAATACAATGCCGATATTAAGCCATTTTCTCCTGGATGCAGGAAAGAAGGGTTCTTACATTATTGCAACAGACCTTGAGACAGCCATAAAAGAGCCTATAGAGATAAAAGTAGAAAAAGAAGGAAGGCTATGCATCCCTGCCCGAAAAATGTTCGAAATCGTCCGTGAAGTGGACGGAGAAATAAAAATGGATTCAGAAGATGGCCAATGGATGAAAGTACAGGCAGGCATGAGCAAGTTTAAGCTTGCATGCCTTACCGCAGACGATTTTCCTGCATGGCCCGGCATGGAAAACAGCGAAGAGATGCAGATTGAGACAAAGGGCTTTACAGAAATGATAGAAAAGAGCATTTATGCTGCAGGAGAAAGCGATACAAGATATACATTGAACGGCATTCTTTTTCATGTGCGCGCAAAGCAGGCTGATATTACCGTAGTTGGCACTGACGGACATAGACTGGCATGTATTACAAAAAAGCTGAGCACTAATCTAAAAGAAGATAAAAAAGTAATTGTTCCAAGAAAGGCAGCATCAGAGGTAAGAAAATTTCTTGACAAAGATGTAGATAAACTTACAGTTGTCATAGGTTCAAGCCATATGATGTTTCAGATAGAAGGCCTGCAGCTTCTTACAAGACTGATAGAAGGAACATATCCCAATTATGAACAGGTAATTCCTTCTAATAACGAAAAAAAGGCAAAAATCAACAGAAGCGAGTTCATAAAAGCTCTGCGCAGAGTTTCTGTAATGAGCAGGGAAAAAAGCAATGCTGTAAAAGTGGATGTTGCTGATGGATTAATGGCAATATCTGCATCAAACCCTGACCTTGGAGAGGCAAAAGATGAGGTAAAGATTGATTATAAAGGAGAAGAGTTGTCGCTTGGATTTAATGCAAAATATCTTATAGATTCACTAACCGCAATGGCTGCAGAAAAAGTTGTATTTGAGCTTCAAGATCCTTTGAGCCCAACTCTGCTTAAAGAAGAAGGCAATGAAAATTACAGATGCGTAATAATGCCTATGAGGGTTTAG
- the dnaA gene encoding chromosomal replication initiator protein DnaA: MNIDELWEKCLTTIEEKVGNNLFELWFKPIKPLQLSDFRKGDKEQLITVEVPNRFFKEWIEDSYPVLISDVLEGMLGNPINIKLKIAEKEKNIEIKRMEAKLENRKTKLASKGIYLNPKYTFENFVSGQSNQFAQAAAKAVADAPGKVYNPLFIYGGVGLGKTHLISAIGNDTIDTKKDVNVLYVPAEQFTNEVVSAVRHGKTEDLKKKYRNLDLLLIDDIQFVENKAATQEELFYTINTLYEKQKQIVISSDRPPKDIKNITDRLRSRFSMGLIADIQPPEFETRVAIIYKKSAMERINLSEEVVHFIASKVKTNIRELEGSLIRLGAQAALTGSPIDVEMAKSTLKDFIHYDERPVNIEQIQKTICEYFGLKMQDLKARKRTKEIALPRQIAMYLCKQITQASLSDIGKSMGGKDHSTVIYACKQVDEKRTKDDNFNRMIETLLHKIKP; this comes from the coding sequence ATGAATATAGATGAACTTTGGGAAAAATGCCTCACTACAATCGAAGAAAAGGTTGGAAATAACCTTTTTGAACTGTGGTTTAAACCGATTAAGCCATTGCAGCTCTCTGATTTCCGAAAGGGCGACAAAGAACAGCTAATTACTGTAGAAGTTCCAAATAGATTTTTCAAAGAATGGATAGAGGATTCGTACCCAGTGTTGATCTCGGATGTTTTAGAAGGAATGCTTGGTAATCCCATAAATATAAAGTTAAAGATCGCAGAGAAAGAGAAAAACATTGAAATAAAACGGATGGAGGCAAAGCTTGAAAACAGGAAGACAAAGCTTGCTAGCAAGGGAATCTATCTTAATCCAAAATACACTTTTGAAAATTTTGTAAGCGGACAAAGTAATCAGTTCGCTCAAGCAGCAGCAAAAGCAGTTGCCGATGCGCCAGGAAAGGTATACAATCCGCTTTTCATCTATGGCGGTGTTGGCTTGGGAAAAACACACCTTATCAGTGCGATAGGAAACGATACTATAGATACAAAAAAAGATGTTAATGTCCTTTATGTACCAGCAGAACAATTTACAAATGAAGTTGTCTCGGCAGTAAGACATGGAAAAACAGAAGATTTGAAAAAAAAATACCGTAACCTTGATTTACTGCTGATCGATGATATCCAGTTTGTAGAAAATAAAGCAGCAACGCAGGAAGAACTTTTTTATACGATTAACACTCTTTATGAAAAACAGAAACAAATTGTGATATCCAGCGATAGACCCCCAAAGGATATCAAGAATATTACAGACAGGCTGCGTTCACGTTTCAGTATGGGTCTGATTGCGGATATACAGCCCCCTGAGTTTGAGACAAGGGTGGCAATAATATACAAAAAGAGCGCAATGGAGAGAATAAATCTGTCAGAAGAAGTTGTGCATTTTATAGCATCGAAAGTAAAAACAAACATTAGGGAGCTGGAAGGCAGCCTAATAAGATTAGGCGCACAGGCGGCGCTAACAGGAAGCCCAATAGATGTAGAAATGGCCAAAAGCACACTAAAAGATTTTATTCATTATGATGAAAGGCCTGTCAATATTGAACAGATACAAAAAACAATCTGCGAATATTTTGGACTGAAGATGCAGGATCTCAAGGCCAGAAAAAGAACAAAAGAGATAGCGCTTCCCAGACAGATTGCAATGTATCTATGCAAACAAATAACACAGGCGTCATTAAGCGACATCGGCAAGAGCATGGGCGGAAAAGATCATTCGACAGTTATATATGCCTGCAAACAGGTGGACGAAAAACGTACAAAAGACGATAACTTTAACAGGATGATTGAAACCCTGTTGCATAAAATAAAACCGTAA
- the prfB gene encoding peptide chain release factor 2 (programmed frameshift) gives MLIPAELKEDLSNLKAKIEALEVIFDIPKLKQEIEDINKALSDSASWSSLQKMKELQKRKAYIEILLNPFAAVAEKFSYLEESMKILEEEEGAVFLAEINQELQTLRTTIEELEIKHLLSEEMDPNNAILTIHPGAGGTESQDWAQMLMRMYLRWAEKHGVKTEITDLQPGEEAGIKSATIMFTGSYAYGFLKGEVGVHRLVRISPYDANKRRHTSFAAVLVYPEIEDNIDIEINEDDIRIDTFRASGAGGQHVNKTSSAVRLTHIPTGIVVTCQNERSQHKNKASAFKILRSRLYDISIKDKESKIKGIVGDKKDIAWGSQIRSYVLNPYCLIKDHRIGLEIGNVSAVLDGEIDSFITGYLKNKKNKP, from the exons ATGTTAATACCAGCAGAACTAAAAGAAGATCTTTCAAATCTTAAGGCAAAGATCGAAGCACTC GAGGTTATCTTTGACATACCTAAACTTAAACAGGAAATTGAAGATATAAATAAAGCGCTTTCGGATTCCGCTTCATGGTCTTCGCTTCAGAAGATGAAGGAACTGCAAAAACGTAAGGCATATATAGAAATCCTTCTCAATCCTTTTGCAGCTGTAGCGGAAAAATTTTCTTACCTTGAAGAATCCATGAAAATATTGGAAGAGGAAGAGGGAGCTGTTTTTCTTGCTGAAATTAATCAGGAACTTCAGACTCTCAGAACAACAATAGAAGAACTCGAGATAAAGCATCTGCTTTCTGAGGAAATGGATCCTAATAATGCCATCCTTACGATCCATCCTGGAGCTGGGGGAACCGAGAGCCAGGATTGGGCGCAGATGTTGATGAGAATGTATCTTAGGTGGGCTGAAAAGCACGGAGTTAAGACTGAAATTACTGATCTGCAGCCTGGTGAAGAAGCAGGGATTAAGAGTGCAACGATCATGTTCACTGGCTCCTATGCTTATGGATTTTTGAAGGGAGAGGTCGGTGTTCACAGGCTTGTCAGAATATCTCCTTATGATGCCAATAAGAGGCGTCATACCTCTTTTGCCGCTGTGCTTGTATATCCAGAGATAGAGGATAATATTGATATAGAGATAAATGAGGACGACATCCGTATTGATACATTTCGTGCATCAGGCGCTGGAGGGCAGCATGTAAATAAAACTTCTTCTGCTGTAAGACTCACCCATATCCCAACTGGCATTGTTGTTACATGCCAGAATGAGCGGTCTCAACATAAGAATAAGGCTTCTGCATTTAAGATTCTTAGGTCAAGGCTATACGATATTTCCATTAAAGATAAGGAATCCAAAATTAAAGGCATCGTTGGAGATAAAAAAGACATAGCATGGGGCAGTCAGATAAGATCTTACGTTCTTAATCCATATTGTCTTATAAAAGACCATAGGATTGGGTTAGAAATAGGAAATGTCAGCGCTGTTTTGGACGGTGAAATTGATAGTTTCATAACAGGGTATCTTAAAAATAAAAAAAATAAGCCTTAG
- the lnt gene encoding apolipoprotein N-acyltransferase, translating to MRTIKEIFNNYASAAISGTALIFCFPLFNLSYLAWIALVPFLVSLLNKNSSEAFRSGFVLGIFYFFGTLYWISHSINHYGGISLIPSLGIVLLLCLYLSLYPALFAVFFSWKISTTRYPALLLGPVFWVSLEYLRTYAITGFPWSIIGYSQYRFLEVIQIADITGVYGISFLILAVNGAIADIFIVKKRLRQMPLFSLSQTTAGVFILSFCVFFVFFYGYFRLAENRTDKSVRVSIVQGNIEQDRKWDAAYQRNVLDTYKNMSLTAAAESPNIIVWPESSIPFYFNYDVTLTQELIDFQKTLNAYLLFGSVLMKEQSSVSFKPALSNSAVLLAPDGKPSFIYDKIHLVPFGEYVPLRNFLFFVDKLVVSIGDFVPGDHTLRAETAYGSFGISICYEMVFPGLIRKFFAKGGDFMVAITNDAWFGSTAGPHQHFSMAVFRAVENRKPVIRAANAGISGFIDSNGQILATSQLFKPAVMTMNIATDKTNSFYSRFGDLFSYIFIVIAILLITNSSKRR from the coding sequence ATGAGAACTATTAAAGAAATTTTCAATAACTATGCTTCTGCTGCAATATCAGGCACAGCGCTGATATTCTGCTTCCCATTATTTAATCTTTCATACTTGGCGTGGATAGCGCTGGTCCCTTTTCTTGTCTCGCTTCTTAACAAAAATTCTTCTGAGGCATTTCGGTCCGGCTTTGTTCTTGGAATATTTTATTTCTTCGGCACGCTGTATTGGATCTCTCATTCTATAAATCATTATGGCGGGATATCGTTAATACCAAGCCTTGGAATAGTCCTGCTCTTGTGTCTTTACCTGAGCTTATATCCAGCGCTCTTTGCAGTATTTTTCTCCTGGAAGATATCAACAACCAGATATCCTGCTCTTCTTCTTGGGCCTGTGTTCTGGGTTTCGCTTGAATATCTTCGCACATACGCAATAACTGGTTTCCCATGGTCCATCATTGGATATTCGCAGTACAGATTTCTTGAAGTGATACAGATTGCTGACATAACAGGTGTTTATGGCATCTCTTTCTTGATATTGGCTGTAAATGGCGCTATTGCAGACATATTTATTGTTAAAAAACGGCTTCGCCAGATGCCGTTGTTTTCCTTATCTCAGACAACTGCCGGAGTTTTTATATTGTCATTTTGTGTTTTTTTTGTATTTTTTTATGGTTATTTCCGTCTTGCAGAAAACCGTACTGATAAATCGGTTCGTGTAAGCATTGTTCAGGGTAATATAGAGCAGGACAGGAAATGGGATGCTGCATATCAGCGTAATGTCTTGGACACATACAAAAATATGTCCCTGACTGCTGCGGCAGAATCGCCTAATATTATCGTCTGGCCAGAATCTTCCATCCCTTTTTATTTTAATTATGACGTCACATTAACCCAGGAACTTATCGATTTTCAAAAAACTTTAAATGCCTATCTGCTATTTGGCAGTGTACTGATGAAAGAACAGTCTTCTGTCTCTTTTAAGCCTGCTTTATCAAACAGTGCTGTACTGCTTGCGCCTGATGGCAAGCCCAGTTTCATCTACGATAAAATACATCTGGTTCCTTTTGGGGAATATGTTCCGTTAAGAAATTTTCTGTTTTTTGTAGATAAATTAGTCGTAAGCATCGGAGATTTTGTTCCGGGAGATCATACACTTAGAGCTGAGACAGCTTATGGAAGTTTCGGCATAAGCATCTGCTACGAAATGGTTTTCCCCGGACTGATAAGAAAGTTTTTTGCAAAGGGCGGCGACTTTATGGTCGCTATAACAAATGATGCCTGGTTTGGAAGTACGGCAGGACCTCACCAGCATTTCAGCATGGCTGTTTTCCGTGCTGTTGAGAACAGAAAACCTGTTATAAGAGCAGCCAATGCTGGAATCTCCGGTTTTATTGACAGCAATGGTCAGATACTTGCGACTTCACAACTTTTTAAACCAGCAGTTATGACTATGAATATAGCAACAGACAAAACAAATAGTTTTTATTCGAGGTTTGGTGATCTATTTTCTTACATTTTTATTGTAATTGCTATTTTATTAATAACAAACTCGTCGAAACGGAGGTAG
- a CDS encoding GGDEF domain-containing protein, with protein sequence MNELDFELLLVFIGILAVIASIAFFSGKKIGSFIEKESFASDQKRMQRELMLSEHHRKGLQREVEDLKQKAEKYLDFLIKLPEAVKHLNSNLTFDEIISSILRLTKNLVDTDAVELYIFNKSSEKLDLVAAFGSNKKKSISVDLGEGVIGEAAASKLITSKEQIHKPLPDENLELSIPIIYKNTLLGVIGVLGIGKIKAASQTGNEKRFLAMISDLAAVALQNCDYLTTAKKEAITDSLTGLYNKHFFLERAAEIAQKSLSYNSVLSVLIFDIDYFKNYNDQNGHVEGDKLLKQLGVILKENTRGTDIVARYGGEEFIALLSNTGKINAMLYAEKLRKIIESYPFAHREKQFSGFISISGGIAEFPSDGKTIEAIITKADQALYESKKAGRNRITKYEPFQFSSPENAD encoded by the coding sequence ATGAACGAACTGGACTTTGAACTTTTACTTGTTTTCATCGGAATCTTAGCAGTAATCGCTTCGATAGCTTTTTTCTCAGGTAAAAAAATCGGTTCTTTTATTGAAAAAGAAAGTTTTGCTTCAGACCAAAAACGGATGCAGCGCGAGCTAATGCTTTCTGAACACCACAGAAAAGGTCTCCAGAGAGAAGTCGAGGACCTAAAGCAGAAAGCAGAAAAATATCTGGATTTTCTTATTAAACTTCCCGAGGCTGTAAAACATTTAAATTCAAATCTTACTTTTGACGAAATAATTTCTTCAATACTCAGACTAACAAAAAATCTTGTTGATACCGATGCTGTGGAACTCTATATATTCAATAAATCGAGCGAGAAGCTCGACCTTGTTGCTGCTTTTGGATCTAACAAGAAAAAAAGCATATCCGTAGATTTAGGCGAAGGAGTAATCGGAGAAGCAGCAGCAAGCAAGTTGATAACATCAAAAGAACAGATTCACAAGCCCCTCCCTGATGAAAACCTGGAACTAAGCATACCGATAATCTATAAAAATACTCTTCTTGGTGTTATAGGCGTGCTTGGCATTGGTAAAATTAAGGCTGCATCCCAGACAGGGAACGAAAAACGTTTTCTTGCAATGATATCAGATCTTGCTGCTGTTGCATTGCAAAACTGCGATTATCTGACAACCGCAAAGAAAGAGGCCATAACAGATTCGCTGACAGGTCTTTATAACAAACATTTCTTTTTGGAAAGAGCCGCTGAAATCGCGCAAAAATCATTGAGCTATAATTCAGTTTTATCCGTGCTTATTTTTGATATCGATTATTTCAAAAATTATAACGACCAAAATGGTCATGTCGAAGGAGATAAACTGCTAAAGCAGCTTGGAGTTATCTTAAAAGAAAATACCCGGGGAACTGATATTGTTGCGCGCTATGGCGGTGAAGAATTCATTGCTCTGCTCTCAAATACAGGAAAAATAAACGCTATGTTATATGCGGAAAAACTCAGAAAAATAATTGAATCATACCCTTTTGCCCATAGAGAAAAACAGTTTTCAGGTTTCATATCGATAAGCGGCGGGATTGCGGAGTTTCCGTCTGACGGCAAAACAATAGAAGCAATAATTACAAAGGCTGATCAGGCTCTTTATGAATCCAAAAAAGCAGGCAGGAACCGCATAACAAAATACGAACCTTTTCAATTTTCTTCTCCTGAAAATGCCGATTAA
- a CDS encoding DsbC family protein, whose product MRKTRIIITLAVLLNLAVISYAFSAEIAGHECTKCHVLTKEEAKNALKNPFPDAKIIEVLASPIKGVWEVDFESNGKKGLIYLDYSKMLATPAIYDLKAGTNLTAERNYQLNKIDMSKIPLNKALVMGQKNAKNKIIVFTDPDCPFCGKLHQEIKKVIEKRKDIAFYLKLYPLVKIHPDSYKKSKTIICQKSIALLEDNFEGKSIPEKECNTSEVDDNIKLAEQYGITGTPAIILPDGGILPGYKDAETLIKIIDSKI is encoded by the coding sequence ATGCGAAAAACTAGAATAATTATAACGCTGGCTGTATTGTTAAATCTTGCAGTAATCTCGTATGCATTCAGCGCCGAAATCGCAGGACATGAATGCACAAAGTGCCATGTTTTAACCAAAGAAGAAGCAAAAAATGCTCTGAAAAATCCATTCCCGGATGCAAAGATAATCGAAGTTTTGGCGTCTCCAATAAAAGGCGTTTGGGAGGTTGATTTCGAGTCTAACGGGAAAAAAGGATTAATCTACCTTGATTATTCAAAGATGCTGGCAACCCCTGCAATATATGATTTGAAAGCAGGAACTAATCTGACAGCAGAGAGAAATTATCAGCTGAATAAGATCGATATGTCGAAAATCCCTCTTAATAAAGCGCTTGTGATGGGGCAAAAGAATGCCAAAAATAAAATAATTGTTTTTACTGATCCTGATTGTCCTTTTTGCGGAAAACTTCATCAGGAAATAAAAAAAGTTATAGAGAAAAGAAAGGACATTGCGTTTTATCTAAAGCTTTATCCTTTGGTAAAAATACATCCTGACTCATATAAGAAATCAAAAACAATTATATGCCAGAAATCAATAGCGCTTCTTGAAGATAATTTTGAAGGCAAAAGCATCCCTGAAAAAGAATGTAATACTAGTGAGGTAGATGACAATATAAAGCTTGCAGAACAATACGGAATAACAGGCACTCCAGCTATAATTCTTCCTGACGGCGGGATTCTCCCAGGGTATAAAGACGCAGAAACATTAATAAAAATTATTGACAGTAAAATCTGA